From a region of the Enterobacter sp. JBIWA008 genome:
- a CDS encoding T6SS amidase immunity protein Tai4 family protein, producing MKKMIVSLLLLTSSVSVYATDDPVLFVKKMPYKQVVKDVVFSRCLAQVSDDKSQFSLDAARSSSALLEWVPFDIENGNDKINALINKYKGATNAFHSEIKPDIKGVTLNCLRLYHSEELNKLVPQLIIGNPDRTWIQDNPQ from the coding sequence ATGAAAAAAATGATTGTTAGTCTACTGTTGCTCACCAGTTCCGTTTCTGTATATGCAACTGACGACCCGGTGTTGTTTGTCAAAAAAATGCCGTATAAGCAAGTTGTTAAAGACGTTGTTTTTTCTCGCTGCCTGGCACAAGTTTCAGATGATAAAAGCCAGTTTTCTCTGGATGCAGCGCGTAGCAGTAGTGCATTACTGGAATGGGTGCCTTTCGATATTGAAAATGGCAATGACAAAATTAATGCCCTTATTAATAAATATAAAGGCGCAACCAATGCTTTTCATTCTGAGATAAAGCCCGATATAAAAGGCGTAACCTTAAACTGTTTACGTCTTTATCATAGTGAAGAGCTTAATAAACTTGTTCCTCAATTAATCATCGGAAATCCTGACCGCACATGGATTCAGGATAATCCACAATAG
- a CDS encoding type VI secretion system amidase effector protein Tae4 yields MTARPSFVAAWAAATRIYDANDSIGKVKQVIGGKVKHNFEIPQDQGGWSNSCAVRMSYVLNYTGHPVPRIANLTVSGADNKWYFYRVKDVIAWLTRQWGKPDMIVSYPSLPVHQLANKKGVILFEVQGWSDAAGHATFWNGLTCSDHCYFNAPETNYTTTKANFWELP; encoded by the coding sequence ATGACCGCGAGACCTTCGTTTGTTGCTGCCTGGGCGGCAGCAACACGTATTTACGATGCAAATGATTCTATCGGCAAAGTTAAGCAAGTTATCGGCGGCAAGGTTAAGCACAACTTCGAAATACCGCAAGATCAGGGTGGGTGGTCAAATAGTTGTGCCGTACGCATGAGTTATGTTCTTAACTATACCGGGCATCCCGTTCCGCGTATTGCAAATCTCACGGTATCCGGCGCTGATAATAAATGGTACTTCTACCGCGTAAAGGATGTCATTGCCTGGCTGACGCGTCAGTGGGGTAAACCTGACATGATCGTGAGTTATCCTTCCTTACCCGTTCATCAATTAGCCAACAAAAAGGGCGTAATTCTGTTTGAGGTACAGGGCTGGAGTGACGCCGCAGGTCATGCAACATTCTGGAATGGTTTAACCTGTTCGGATCACTGTTATTTCAATGCGCCGGAGACGAATTACACGACGACCAAAGCTAATTTTTGGGAGTTGCCATGA
- the tssC gene encoding type VI secretion system contractile sheath large subunit, whose translation MSNQTQQHEQQAGQAFSQDEFSALLNKEFRPKTDQARSAVESAVKTLAQQALENTVTFSNDTYRTIQNLIAGIDEQLSQQVNQIIHHEEFQKLESAWRGLSYLVNNTETDEMLKIRFMSISKQELGRTLKRFKGVGWDQSPIFKKIYEQEYGQFGGEPFGCIVGDYYFDHSPQDVELLGEMARIGSAAHCPFITGTAPGVMQMESWQELANPRDLTKIFQNTEYAAWRSLRESEDARYLGLVMPRFLSRLPYGIRTNPVDSFDFEEQTDGANHNSYSWANAAYAMAANINRSFKEYGWCTSIRGVESGGAVENLPCHTFPSDDGGVDMKCPTEIAISDRREAELAKNGFMPLVHRKNSDFAAFIGAQSLQKPAEYHDPDATANARLASRLPYLFACCRFAHYLKCIVRDKIGSFREREEMERWLNDWVMNYVDGDPANSSQETKSRKPLAAAEVQVQEIEDNPGYYAAKFFLRPHYQLEGLTVSLRLVSKLPSLKTKDA comes from the coding sequence ATGAGCAACCAGACTCAACAACATGAGCAGCAGGCGGGCCAGGCGTTCAGCCAGGATGAATTCAGCGCGCTGCTGAACAAAGAGTTCCGCCCGAAAACCGACCAGGCCCGCTCCGCCGTAGAAAGCGCGGTTAAAACCCTGGCGCAGCAGGCGCTGGAAAATACCGTCACCTTCTCCAACGATACCTACCGCACCATTCAGAACCTGATCGCCGGTATCGACGAGCAGCTGTCGCAGCAGGTAAACCAGATCATTCACCACGAAGAGTTTCAGAAGCTGGAGAGCGCCTGGCGCGGTCTGAGCTACCTGGTGAACAACACTGAAACTGACGAGATGCTGAAGATCCGCTTTATGAGCATCTCCAAGCAGGAGCTGGGCCGCACCCTGAAGCGCTTCAAGGGCGTGGGCTGGGACCAGAGCCCGATCTTCAAGAAAATCTACGAGCAGGAGTACGGTCAGTTCGGCGGCGAGCCGTTTGGCTGCATCGTGGGCGACTACTACTTCGACCACAGCCCGCAGGACGTTGAGCTGCTGGGCGAAATGGCGCGCATCGGCTCTGCGGCGCACTGTCCGTTTATCACCGGTACCGCACCGGGCGTGATGCAGATGGAGTCCTGGCAGGAGCTGGCTAACCCGCGCGACCTGACCAAGATCTTCCAGAACACCGAATACGCCGCCTGGCGTTCACTGCGTGAATCAGAAGATGCCCGCTATCTGGGTCTGGTGATGCCGCGCTTCCTGTCGCGCCTGCCGTACGGCATTCGCACTAACCCGGTCGACAGCTTCGACTTTGAAGAGCAGACCGACGGCGCGAACCACAACAGCTACTCCTGGGCGAACGCCGCGTACGCGATGGCCGCCAACATCAACCGCTCCTTCAAAGAGTACGGCTGGTGCACCTCGATTCGCGGCGTGGAGTCCGGCGGGGCGGTGGAAAACCTGCCGTGCCACACCTTCCCGAGCGACGACGGCGGCGTGGACATGAAGTGCCCGACCGAGATCGCCATCAGCGATCGTCGTGAAGCCGAGCTGGCGAAAAACGGCTTTATGCCGCTGGTACACCGCAAAAACTCCGACTTTGCCGCCTTCATCGGCGCGCAGTCGCTGCAGAAACCGGCCGAGTACCACGATCCGGATGCCACCGCCAACGCGCGTCTGGCCTCTCGCCTGCCGTACCTGTTCGCCTGCTGCCGCTTTGCCCACTACCTGAAGTGCATCGTGCGCGACAAAATCGGCTCCTTCCGCGAACGCGAAGAGATGGAGCGCTGGCTGAACGACTGGGTGATGAACTACGTCGACGGTGACCCGGCGAACTCCTCTCAGGAGACCAAGTCCCGTAAACCGCTCGCGGCTGCGGAAGTGCAGGTGCAGGAGATCGAAGACAACCCGGGCTACTACGCCGCGAAGTTCTTCCTGCGTCCACACTACCAGCTGGAAGGTCTGACCGTTTCCCTGCGTCTGGTATCTAAACTGCCGTCGCTCAAAACGAAAGACGCGTGA
- the tssB gene encoding type VI secretion system contractile sheath small subunit, with protein sequence MAMSNSGQKFIARNRAPRVQIEYDVEIYGAERKIQLPFVMGVMADLVGKPVENLPAVDERKFLEIDIDNFDERMKALKPRVAFQVDNTLTGEGKLNVDLTFDSMDDFLPDAVARKVEPLNKLLEARTQLSNLLTYMDGKNGAEELIAKILQDPTLLKSLSQLPKNDESAKGSEE encoded by the coding sequence ATGGCAATGAGTAACAGTGGACAGAAATTCATCGCACGTAACCGTGCTCCCCGCGTGCAGATCGAGTACGACGTAGAGATCTACGGTGCAGAACGTAAAATTCAGCTGCCGTTTGTGATGGGCGTCATGGCCGATCTGGTCGGCAAACCGGTGGAAAACCTGCCGGCCGTCGACGAGCGTAAATTCCTCGAAATCGACATCGACAACTTTGACGAACGCATGAAGGCGCTGAAGCCGCGCGTGGCGTTCCAGGTGGATAACACCCTGACCGGCGAAGGTAAACTCAACGTGGATCTGACCTTCGACAGCATGGACGACTTCCTGCCGGATGCGGTAGCACGCAAGGTCGAGCCGCTGAACAAGCTGCTGGAAGCGCGTACCCAGCTCTCCAACCTGCTGACCTATATGGACGGCAAAAACGGTGCGGAAGAGCTGATCGCTAAAATTCTGCAGGATCCGACGCTGCTCAAATCCCTGAGCCAGTTGCCGAAAAATGACGAAAGCGCGAAAGGTAGCGAGGAATAA
- the tssA gene encoding type VI secretion system protein TssA, with the protein MNIEEFLAPISPEKPCGENLEYDADFQIMNQASLGKAEQQFGDTIIPAEPADWNTVEKYATSLLTRTKDLRVLLALTHAWTRRRGLAGYADGLLLVQEAIARYWEPLYPLLEEYGETDPFYRINALAGLSDKSDLTVAVRNASLLRSNGDEISLRDAQALLDGSKTECPDYPGGRPRLIDELARGDQPGTAAVIVINERLLAIRELLSGHLGESGVPEMEQLLKTVGLVASACQVTDISKLLPNREAQAEPQAEQQSAAAQPVQPVTDWRSVQVTSRADAQLMLEKAKQYFAQYEPSHPAPLMIERVQRLSELNFMDIIRDLAPDGVNQLENIFGRRE; encoded by the coding sequence ATGAATATCGAAGAATTTCTCGCGCCAATAAGCCCCGAAAAACCCTGCGGCGAAAACCTGGAGTACGACGCCGACTTCCAGATTATGAATCAGGCAAGCCTTGGGAAAGCGGAACAGCAGTTTGGCGACACCATTATCCCGGCAGAGCCAGCTGACTGGAACACGGTGGAAAAATACGCCACCAGCCTGCTGACCCGCACCAAAGATCTTCGCGTCCTGCTGGCGTTAACCCATGCCTGGACGCGCCGCCGCGGGCTTGCGGGCTACGCGGACGGATTACTGCTGGTACAGGAGGCGATCGCCCGTTACTGGGAGCCGCTCTATCCGCTGCTGGAAGAGTATGGCGAAACCGATCCGTTCTACCGCATTAACGCCCTGGCAGGGCTGAGCGATAAATCCGACCTCACCGTCGCCGTTCGTAACGCCTCGCTGCTGCGTTCAAACGGCGATGAAATTTCGCTCCGGGATGCCCAGGCCCTGCTGGACGGCAGCAAAACGGAATGCCCGGACTATCCCGGCGGCCGTCCACGGCTGATTGACGAGCTGGCCCGCGGCGACCAGCCGGGAACCGCAGCGGTTATCGTCATTAACGAACGTCTGCTGGCGATTCGCGAGCTGCTCTCCGGGCATCTCGGTGAAAGCGGCGTGCCCGAGATGGAGCAGCTGCTGAAAACCGTCGGGCTGGTGGCCAGCGCGTGTCAGGTAACCGACATCAGCAAGCTGCTGCCGAACCGTGAGGCGCAGGCAGAACCCCAGGCCGAGCAGCAGTCGGCGGCAGCGCAGCCCGTTCAGCCGGTCACCGACTGGCGCAGCGTGCAGGTCACCAGCCGCGCCGACGCGCAGCTGATGCTGGAAAAAGCGAAGCAGTATTTTGCGCAGTACGAACCGAGCCACCCCGCACCGCTGATGATTGAACGGGTGCAGCGGCTGTCAGAACTTAACTTTATGGATATTATTCGCGACCTGGCGCCAGACGGCGTTAACCAACTTGAAAACATCTTTGGGCGCCGCGAATAA
- the tagF gene encoding type VI secretion system-associated protein TagF encodes MTNTPAMNRYSWYGKLPSAGDFLQRRFPDTLQRQWSHWFQVGLLAWQQEEQRSGERQFHKAPVWNFVVPPMLGSQMIQMGCLLPGRDSVGRQYPVCLQLSFTPSEWSTSLLSQAESWYQQIGRLGLHAVRNSFSASQLDEMLMTIPAPQPVEPQKRSDILDVIGYDEDGQSTLGWPQAAECFDPLRQTSYWWTNRCDGYPLYTHVHSGNFTGQLFTLLFDPAGGARPGRHGLYPPMFE; translated from the coding sequence ATGACGAATACCCCTGCGATGAACCGCTACAGCTGGTATGGCAAGTTACCCAGCGCCGGAGATTTTTTGCAGCGTCGCTTTCCTGACACTTTACAGCGCCAGTGGTCACACTGGTTCCAGGTCGGTCTGCTGGCCTGGCAGCAGGAAGAGCAGCGCAGCGGCGAGCGCCAGTTTCACAAAGCGCCAGTCTGGAATTTTGTTGTACCGCCCATGCTGGGCAGCCAGATGATCCAGATGGGCTGCCTGCTGCCCGGCCGCGACAGCGTTGGACGACAGTATCCGGTCTGCCTTCAGCTGAGCTTCACCCCGTCAGAGTGGTCGACCAGCCTGCTCAGCCAGGCCGAAAGCTGGTACCAGCAGATTGGGCGCCTGGGGCTGCACGCGGTGCGCAACAGTTTTTCCGCCTCGCAGCTCGATGAGATGCTGATGACCATTCCGGCACCGCAGCCCGTCGAGCCGCAAAAGCGCTCCGACATCCTGGATGTGATTGGCTATGACGAGGACGGCCAGAGCACGCTGGGCTGGCCTCAGGCGGCCGAGTGTTTTGATCCGCTGCGTCAGACCAGCTACTGGTGGACCAACCGCTGCGACGGTTACCCGCTCTACACCCACGTGCACAGCGGTAACTTTACCGGGCAGCTTTTCACCCTGCTGTTCGACCCGGCAGGGGGCGCCCGTCCGGGGCGTCACGGTCTCTATCCGCCCATGTTTGAATAA